The following proteins come from a genomic window of Bartonella apihabitans:
- a CDS encoding RidA family protein, whose product MTIKRIDANKRMSEAVIYNGMVFLSGQVGSPGKTTREQTIEALASIDQLLAKAGTDKSRLLSATIWLADMVDFDIMNEVWEAWLEKGAAPTRATCEAQLASPLYRVEIIVTAALEKN is encoded by the coding sequence ATGACGATAAAACGTATTGATGCGAATAAGAGGATGAGCGAAGCCGTTATCTATAACGGTATGGTTTTTCTTTCAGGACAGGTCGGGAGCCCCGGAAAAACCACCAGAGAACAAACAATCGAGGCGCTCGCGTCAATCGATCAATTGTTAGCAAAGGCAGGAACCGATAAATCCCGTTTATTATCCGCAACAATCTGGCTTGCCGATATGGTGGATTTCGACATTATGAACGAGGTTTGGGAAGCATGGTTGGAAAAAGGCGCGGCTCCGACAAGAGCAACCTGTGAAGCGCAACTTGCTTCTCCTCTCTATCGTGTGGAAATAATTGTCACGGCCGCATTGGAAAAAAATTAA
- a CDS encoding ornithine cyclodeaminase family protein, with protein MPAWTNPEVGKQFLGVKIVNVFPDNRLKNLPGLTSTYILYDGDTGEELAIFDGNTLTARRTAATSALAARYLSSPQSEKLAIIGAGEVAQLLADAFSAVRPIKKISIWNRTKKSAEKLGKQLEDAGFSVTIADTAEEAVNGADIISAATLSNEPVIHKYWVKKGAHVDLIGAFTPQMREADDDLIRHAKLYIDTAEALEEAGDLCIPIGNGTIKKGDILATLSDLALSKEPPERGNDDITLFKAVGSALTDLYAATLAFETLSERRRGEKNIREEKI; from the coding sequence ATGCCGGCCTGGACAAACCCGGAAGTTGGAAAACAATTTCTGGGCGTGAAAATTGTCAATGTTTTCCCTGATAACCGTTTGAAAAATCTACCCGGTCTCACGTCGACTTATATCCTTTATGATGGCGATACAGGCGAAGAACTGGCAATTTTTGACGGCAATACATTGACTGCCAGACGAACGGCGGCAACATCGGCTTTGGCAGCGCGTTATCTATCCTCGCCACAATCGGAGAAATTGGCTATTATCGGTGCCGGTGAAGTTGCACAATTATTGGCTGATGCATTTTCTGCTGTCCGGCCTATCAAGAAAATAAGCATCTGGAACCGGACGAAAAAATCCGCTGAAAAATTGGGAAAACAGCTTGAAGATGCAGGCTTTTCTGTAACCATAGCAGATACAGCCGAAGAGGCAGTCAACGGGGCGGATATTATCTCGGCAGCCACACTTTCAAATGAACCGGTTATTCACAAATATTGGGTAAAGAAGGGCGCCCATGTTGATCTTATCGGTGCTTTCACGCCGCAGATGCGTGAAGCTGATGATGATCTGATACGCCACGCCAAACTTTATATCGATACAGCCGAGGCGCTTGAAGAGGCGGGCGATTTATGTATTCCGATCGGCAATGGCACAATAAAAAAGGGCGATATCCTAGCGACATTGAGCGACCTTGCTTTGTCAAAAGAACCGCCGGAACGAGGCAATGACGATATCACTCTGTTCAAGGCAGTAGGGTCTGCTCTTACAGATCTTTATGCTGCAACACTTGCTTTTGAAACATTGTCTGAACGCCGTCGGGGTGAGAAAAATATTCGAGAGGAGAAAATATGA